One region of Flavobacterium sp. GSB-24 genomic DNA includes:
- a CDS encoding DUF2911 domain-containing protein: MKKLLIALALILAPLASEAQVKTPQASPKGYIKQTVGLTDVEVTYSRPGARGRAVFGNLVPFGKLWRTGANENTIINFSDDVVIDGKTLKKGKYAIYTVPRIESWDVIFYLSTDNWGLPENWSDAYVALKTTVKEDALPTPVETFTIGINGLDPNFGYLEMSWENSHVALKFEVPTAKTAVASIEKTLAGPTWNDYYAASQYLFQSNGNIETARTYVDKALDMSTDKPYYVTRLKSQIQAKQGDKKGAIETAKASLASAEAANNADYVKLNKDSIAEWSR, from the coding sequence ATGAAAAAACTACTTATTGCATTAGCCCTGATCTTAGCACCATTAGCATCAGAAGCACAAGTAAAAACTCCACAAGCAAGTCCAAAAGGATATATCAAACAAACTGTTGGTTTAACTGATGTTGAAGTTACTTATTCAAGACCAGGAGCAAGAGGAAGAGCGGTTTTCGGGAATTTAGTTCCGTTTGGGAAACTATGGAGAACTGGAGCTAATGAAAATACGATCATCAACTTCAGTGACGATGTGGTAATTGATGGAAAAACTTTAAAGAAAGGGAAATATGCAATTTATACAGTTCCAAGAATTGAAAGCTGGGACGTTATTTTTTACCTTTCTACAGATAACTGGGGATTGCCAGAAAACTGGAGTGATGCTTATGTTGCTTTAAAAACTACTGTAAAAGAAGATGCATTACCAACACCAGTTGAGACATTTACAATTGGAATTAATGGTTTAGATCCAAATTTTGGTTATTTAGAAATGTCTTGGGAAAACTCTCATGTTGCTTTAAAATTTGAAGTTCCAACCGCTAAAACTGCTGTGGCAAGTATTGAAAAAACTTTAGCAGGTCCAACTTGGAATGATTATTATGCAGCATCTCAATATTTATTTCAATCAAATGGAAACATTGAAACTGCAAGAACTTATGTAGACAAAGCTCTTGATATGAGTACAGACAAACCATACTATGTAACTAGACTAAAATCACAGATTCAAGCAAAACAAGGAGATAAAAAAGGAGCAATTGAAACTGCAAAAGCGTCATTGGCATCTGCAGAAGCAGCAAATAATGCCGATTACGTAAAATTGAATAAAGACAGTATCGCTGAGTGGAGCAGATAA